From one Hemitrygon akajei unplaced genomic scaffold, sHemAka1.3 Scf000074, whole genome shotgun sequence genomic stretch:
- the LOC140722318 gene encoding uncharacterized protein, translating to MTHQRVHTGERPFTCSGCGKGFISSSQLKGHQRIHTGERPFTCSDCGKGFIWSSQLKVHQRVHTGERPFICSVCDKGFILSSHLLRHQSVHTGVWPFTCSVCGKGFTSSCHLQKHQSVHSGERPFACSDCGKRFTRSSELKVHQRVHTRERPFACSDCGKGFTLSSQLLRHQSVHTGEWPFICSVCGKGFIESSSLQGHQSFHTGKWRFTCSDCGKGFNRLSHLLRHQSVHSGERPFTCSECGKGFSQYSNLQAHWSVHTGERAFTCSDCGKGFTSSSKLKVHQRVHTGERPFTCSNCGKGFTQLASLQIHQSVHTGERPFTCSECGKGFTLSSQLKIHQRVHTGEWPFTCSDCGKGFPQSCQLKVHQRIHTGVRPFTCSDCGKGFTLSFQLKVHQRVHTGERPFTCSDCGKGFTESSQLKVHQRVHTGERPFTCSDCGKGFSLSSRLLTHQSVHTGERPFTCSVCGKGFTRSTDLQRHQRVHTG from the coding sequence atgacacaccagcgagttcacactggtgagcggccgttcacctgctcaggctgtgggaagggattcatttcctcatctcaactgaagggacatcaacgaattcacactggagagaggccgttcacctgctcagactgtggaaagggattcatttggtcatcccaactgaaggtacatcagagagttcacactggagagaggccattcatctgctcagtttGTGATAAGGGATTCATtttgtcatctcacctactgagacaccagtcagttcacactggagtgtggccattcacctgctcggtctgtgggaaaggattcacttcgtcatgtcacctacagaaacaccagtcagttcattctggagagaggccatttgcctgctcagactgtgggaagagattcactcggtcatctgaactgaaggtacatcagcgagttcacacccgGGAGAGGCCGTttgcctgctcagactgtgggaagggattcactttgtcatctcagctactgagacaccagtcagttcacactggggagtggccattcatctgctcagtctgtgggaagggattcattgaaTCATCCTCCCTACAGGGACACCAGTCATTTCACACTGGGAAGTGgcggttcacctgctcagactgtgggaagggattcaatcggttATCTCACCTACTGCGACACCAGtctgttcacagtggggagaggccgttcacctgctcagagtgtgggaaaggattcagtcagtatTCCAACCTACAAGCACACTGGTCtgttcacactggagagcgggcattcacctgctcagactgtgggaaaggattcacttcgtcatctaaactgaaggtacatcagcgagttcacacaggggagaggccattcacctgctcaaactgcgggaagggattcacacagttagctaGCCTACAaatacaccagtcagttcacactggagagaggccgttcacctgctcagagtgtgggaagggattcacactgtcatctcaactgaagatacatcagcgagttcacaccggagagtggccattcacctgctccgactgcgggaagggattccctCAGTCAtgtcaactgaaggtacatcagagaattcacactggagtgaggccattcacctgttcagactgtgggaagggattcactttgtcatttcaactgaaggtacatcagagagttcacaccggagagaggccgttcacctgttcagactgtggaaagggattcactgaatcatctcaactgaaggtacatcagagagttcacactggagagaggccgttcacttgctcagactgtgggaagggattctctctgtCATCTCGtctactgacacaccagtcagttcacaccggggagaggccgttcacctgctcagtgtgtgggaagggattcactcggtccaccgacctacagagacaccagcgagttcacaccgggtag